Proteins encoded within one genomic window of Humulus lupulus chromosome 1, drHumLupu1.1, whole genome shotgun sequence:
- the LOC133786298 gene encoding acyl-coenzyme A thioesterase 2, chloroplastic — MDLSSSPNHPITVVSTFASPFEGPPSVGDSNSSARKPISLWPGMYHSPVTNALWEARCKIFERLLDPPKDAPPQSELLTKTPSQSRTTILYNFSTDYILREQYRDPWNEVRIGKLLEDLDALAGTISVKHCSDDDSTTRPLLLVTASVDKIVLKKPISVDIDLKIVGAVIWVGRSSIEIQLEVSQSTKEGSNAADDVALSANFIFVARDSKTAKAAPVNRLSPETEQEKLLFDEAEARSSMRKRKRGDQERREFENGEANRLQTLLAEGRIFCDMPALADRDSILLRDTRQENSLICQPQQRNIHGRIFGGFLLHRAFELAFSTAYAFAGLVPYFLEIDHVDFSRPVDVGDFLRLKSCVLYTELHNPDQPLINIEVVAHVTRPELRSSEVSNTFYFTFTVRPEAKATKNGYRIRNVVPATEEEARRILERMDAEACI, encoded by the exons ATGGATTTGAGCTCTTCCCCTAATCACCCCATTACGGTGGTTTCAACCTTCGCTTCGCCGTTTGAGGGTCCTCCTTCAGTTGGGGACTCCAACTCTTCGGCCAGAAAGCCCATAAGTTTGTGGCCTGGAATGTACCATTCGCCGGTGACGAACGCACTGTGGGAAGCCCGCTGTAAGATCTTCGAGAGGCTTCTTGACCCACCTAAGGATGCTCCTCCGCAAAGTGAATTGCTTACCAAGACTCCGTCCCAGAGTAGGACTACCATACTATATAATTTCTCTACGGACTATATCTTGAGAGAGCAGTACAGAGATCCATGGAATGAGGTCAGAATTGGAAAGTTGCTCGAAGACCTTGATGCTTTAGCTGGGACTATCTCCGTTAAG CACTGTTCTGACGATGATAGCACAACAAGGCCGCTATTGTTGGTCACTGCTTCTGTTGACAAGATTGTCCTAAAGAAGCCGATTAGTGTTGACATTGATCTGAAAATTGTTGGTGCTGTCATCTGGGTTGGACGGTCATCAATTGAAATTCAACTAGAGGTCTCCCAGTCCACTAAAG AAGGCTCTAATGCTGCAGATGATGTAGCTCTCTCAGCCAACTTCATTTTTGTGGCTCGTGACTCAAAAACTGCAAAAGCTGCTCCTGTCAATCGACTCTCACCAGAAACCGAACAAGAAAAGTTGCTCTTCGATGAAGCAGAAGCAAGGAGCAGTATGAGGAAAAGGAAGAGAGGAGATCAAGAGAGAAGGGAATTTGAAAATGGGGAAGCAAATAGACTTCAAACACTATTAGCTGAAGGTAGGATATTCTGTGATATGCCTGCTTTAGCAGACAGAGATAGCATTCTTCTAAGGGATACCCGCCAGGAGAACTCTCTGATCTGCCAACCACAGCAGAGAAACATTCATGGTCGAATCTTCGGTGGGTTTTTGCTGCACAGAGCATTTGAACTGGCTTTCTCTACCGCTTATGCCTTTGCAGGCTTGGTGCCTTACTTTTTAGAAATCGACCATGTTGATTTCTCAAGACCT GTGGACGTTGGAGACTTCCTGCGATTGAAATCATGTGTGCTGTACACAGAACTTCATAATCCTGATCAGCCCCTAATTAATATAGAAGTTGTTGCTCATGTTACTAGGCCAGAGCTCCGGTCAAGTGAG GTATCAAATACCTTTTATTTCACTTTCACTGTGCGACCAGAGGCAAAGGCCACAAAGAATGGCTACAGGATTCGGAATGTGGTTCCAGCAACAGAGGAAGAAGCGCGCCGCATACTGGAACGTATGGATGCTGAGGCCTGCATTTAG
- the LOC133786282 gene encoding formin-like protein 1 has translation MPTLSFFLFYLLSFSLLSLRSSAETVVVSRRRILHQPFVPLDSLPPSEPPTPLISNSNPNPKYPFSTTPTPPSDAPFFPTFVAPPPPPSPATFASFPANISSLILPQTPSPKPASHKLVALSIAAVVSALLVLAIVVFFYCRRRRNRDFADDKTYRSENSNRLFPANPEPNVTLATTTTTTSTNNRAHKLRTTSSSSEFLYLGTLVDSRRIEEGADSRNNGGERSRLDARKMESPELHPLPPLARQSLALNYGNGEVGSTADEEEEEFYSPRGSLGGRESSIGTGSGSRRVFAAVASEKFPVRTSGSSSCSCSSSSSASPDRSHSICYSPPLGSSPVRPESFKSPESSDLPATPSPPPQLHYTKSLVNETNVLSPSLSPERVSNVEKNSAESTPRVSNVSHQNVLSPSLSPLSTVPDIALNEYPGGFDGIRQSPLLSSASSSPVRGLEKNPDAASPTESAVSGRKQQSCSSSLYSSSPERVVEDYTEESPKVSNASEKKWQLLSPSPPSLSPEREVAKIPDDASAALLFDLDPHMGSLSPSLSPMRGVEKNQDAPPRVSVASDRKRLSPSPSLSSLSLSESEDDAVMENYAKNSPKLPNASDNNSQVTSASTSLSSSPERDLPNNPDASPRSSDASDGLLYDLDLTRRSLSSSPPSSSPERDILHNSDESPRTSNDSDKIVEPLVETISTLKPQPLTVPPPPPPLPPPPPFSLRQLEAPILATPTGQPISKPPVLTPPSRPFVFQNTSNVSISPMELPPISNSVENEEEITKPKLKPLHWDKVRASSDREMVWDQLRSSSFKLNEEMIETLFVVNTPNSKPKETTPRSVLPSPNSENRVLDPKKSQNIAISLRALNVTIEEVCEALIEGNADALGNELLESLLKMAPTKEEERKLKDYKDDSPAKLGPAEKFLKAVLDVPFAFKRVDAMLYIANFETEVDYLKKSFETLEAACEELRNSRMFMKLLEAVLKTGNRMNVGTNRGEAHAFKLDTLLKLVDVKGADGKTTLLHFVVQEIIRTEGARFSGSNQTPSSTSSEDAKCRKLGLQVVSSLSSELANVKKSATMDSDVLSSDVSKLSRGISNIREVVRLNATTGSDESCQKFSESMERFMKMAEEEIYRIQAQESVALSLVKEITEYFHGNSAKEEAHPFRIFMVVRDFLTVLDRVCKEVGMINERTIVSSAHKFPVPVNPLLAQVLPVPVPPNRRHHSSSDDECTSP, from the exons ATGCccactctctctttcttcttgttTTACTTGTTGTCGTTTTCGTTGCTTTCTTTGCGTTCCAGTGCTGAGACCGTTGTCGTTTCACGGCGTAGGATTCTTCACCAGCCTTTCGTCCCTCTAGACTCGCTCCCTCCGTCGGAGCCGCCGACCCCATTGATATCTAATTCGAATCCCAATCCTAAATACCCTTTTTCCACTACCCCTACTCCTCCCTCTGACGCTCCTTTCTTCCCTACTTTCGTTGCTCCGCCTCCGCCTCCTTCTCCGGCCACTTTTGCTTCTTTTCCGGCCAATATATCGTCCCTGATCTTGCCCCAGACTCCTTCTCCAAAACCTGCTTCTCATAAGCTTGTTGCTTTATCCATCGCTGCTGTCGTTTCTGCTCTACTCGTACTCGCCATTGTCGTTTTCTTCTACTGCCGCCGGAGGCGCAACCGTGACTTCGCCGACGACAAGACTTACAGATCGGAGAATAGTAACAGGTTGTTCCCAGCGAATCCCGAACCGAATGTGACTTTGGcaacgactacgactacgacttcCACAAATAATAGAGCTCACAAGCTGCGAACTACCTCCTCGAGCTCTGAGTTTCTTTATCTGGGTACTCTGGTCGATTCGCGGAGAATCGAAGAGGGAGCGGACTCGCGTAACAATGGCGGTGAGCGTAGCCGTTTGGATGCCCGGAAAATGGAGTCTCCGGAGCTTCACCCGCTTCCGCCGCTGGCCCGACAGAGTTTGGCGTTAAATTATGGGAATGGTGAAGTGGGTTCCACTGCTGATGAAGAAGAGGAAGAGTTTTACTCGCCTAGAGGGTCTTTGGGTGGACGTGAAAGCTCCATTGGTACTGGATCGGGTTCGCGGAGAGTGTTCGCCGCTGTGGCCTCCGAAAAATTCCCGGTAAGAACCAGTGGCTCAAGTTCATGCTCATGCTCATCGTCGAGTTCAGCTTCGCCTGATCGTTCACATTCAATTTGTTACTCTCCCCCTCTTGGCTCGAGTCCCGTAAGACCAGAATCGTTCAAGTCGCCCGAGTCTTCAGATTTGCCGGCTACTCCTTCTCCTCCACCGCAATTGCATTATACGAAGTCGTTGGTCAATGAAACAAATGTTCTTTCGCCGTCGTTGTCCCCGGAGAGAGTATCCAATGTGGAGAAGAATTCAGCTGAATCGACACCACGAGTATCCAATGTTTCCCATCAAAATGTACTGTCTCCTTCGCTGTCTCCACTGTCAACTGTTCCAGATATAGCTCTGAACGAATACCCAGGTGGCTTTGATGGAATTAGACAGTCTCCATTACTGTCTTCGGCTTCTTCGTCGCCAGTCAGAGGCTTGGAGAAGAACCCAGATGCTGCGTCCCCAACGGAGTCGGCTGTTTCGGGTCGAAAACAGCAATCTTGTTCATCGTCTTTATATTCATCGTCACCGGAGAGAGTTGTTGAGGATTACACAGAAGAATCTCCTAAAGTATCGAATGCTTCTGAGAAGAAATGGCAGCTTCTTTCACCGTCTCCACCTTCCCTGTCGCCGGAGAGAGAAGTAGCGAAAATCCCAGATGATGCTTCTGCTGCACTTCTATTTGATTTGGATCCACATATGGGATCTCTTTCACCATCTTTGTCTCCGATGAGAGGTGTGGAGAAGAATCAAGATGCACCACCTAGAGTATCAGTTGCTTCAGATCGAAAACGTCTGTCTCCATCACCATCTTTATCTTCTTTATCATTATCAGAATCTGAGGACGACGCAGTAATGGAGAATTATGCAAAGAATTCTCCAAAATTACCAAACGCTTCTGATAATAACAGTCAGGTTACTTCAGCGTCGACTTCGCTTTCCTCATCTCCAGAGAGAGACTTACCAAATAACCCAGATGCATCACCAAGAAGTTCTGACGCTTCTGATGGTTTGTTATACGATTTGGATCTTACTAGGCggtctctttcttcttctcctccctCTTCATCACCAGAGAGAGATATCCTTCACAATTCAGATGAATCACCAAGAACATCCAATGACTCTGATAAAATTGTTGAGCCTTTAGTGGAAACTATCAGTACTCTTAAGCCGCAGCCTCTTACAGTTCCGCCGCCGCCGCCCCCGTTGCCACCACCGCCTCCATTTTCACTTAGACAGTTGGAAGCTCCAATTCTTGCAACTCCTACTGGCCAACCCATCTCTAAGCCTCCTGTTCTTACACCACCTTCGAGGCCTTTTGTGTTTCAAAACACATCAAATGTTTCTATTTCTCCAATGGAGTTGCCACCAATTTCTAATTCCGTGGAGAATGAAGAGGAGATCACAAAGCCAAAGTTGAAGCCTTTACATTGGGATAAAGTTAGAGCTAGCTCTGATCGTGAAATGGTGTGGGATCAGCTAAGATCAAGCTCATTTAA GTTGAATGAAGAAATGATTGAGACATTGTTTGTTGTGAAcacccccaactcaaaaccaaagGAGACAACTCCACGCTCAGTTCTTCCTTCGCCAAATTCAGAAAATAGAGTGCTTGATCCTAAGAAGTCACAAAATATTGCAATTTCGTTGAGGGCACTCAATGTGACAATTGAGGAAGTCTGTGAAGCCCTTATAGAAG GCAATGCTGATGCACTCGGGAATGAGCTGCTTGAAAGTTTATTGAAGATGGCTCCAACAAAAGAAGAGGAACGTAAGCTGAAGGATTACAAAGATGATTCACCAGCCAAGCTTGGCCCTGCCGAGAAATTTCTGAAGGCAGTGCTTGATGTACCCTTTGCATTCAAAAGGGTCGATGCAATGCTTTACATTGCTAATTTTGAGACTGAGGTTGACTACCTCAAGAAGTCTTTCGAGACTTTAGAG GCTGCCTGTGAAGAACTGAGGAACAGTAGAATGTTTATGAAGCTCCTAGAAGCTGTACTAAAAACTGGAAACAGAATGAATGTTGGGACCAACCGTGGTGAGGCTCATGCATTCAAGCTCGACACACTTCTCAAATTGGTCGACGTAAAGGGAGCTGATGGAAAAACCACACTTTTGCATTTTGTTGTACAAGAAATCATAAGGACTGAAGGTGCTCGTTTCTCTGGTTCTAACCAGACTCCAAGCTCTACTTCAAGTGAAGATGCCAAGTGCAGGAAGCTTGGCCTCCAAGTTGTTTCTAGTCTCAGTTCTGAGCTCGCCAATGTGAAGAAATCTGCAACCATGGATTCTGATGTGCTTAGCAGTGATGTGTCCAAGCTTTCTAGAGGAATCAGCAACATAAGGGAGGTTGTGCGACTAAATGCGACGACAGGGTCAGATGAAAGCTGCCAAAAGTTTTCCGAATCAATGGAGAGATTCATGAAAATGGCTGAGGAGGAAATTTATAGAATTCAAGCTCAAGAAAGTGTTGCCCTGTCTCTTGTTAAAGAGATCACCGAGTATTTCCATGGAAACTCTGCTAAAGAAGAAGCTCACCCTTTCAGAATCTTCATGGTGGTGAGGGATTTTCTTACTGTCTTAGATAGGGTCTGCAAGGAAGTGGGTATGATCAACGAGAGAACAATCGTTAGTTCTGCCCATAAATTTCCAGTTCCAGTGAATCCATTGCTGGCGCAAGTTTTACCTGTACCTGTACCGCCCAATAGGCGGCACCACAGTTCATCTGACGACGAGTGCACATCTCCTTAG